The Cyanobium sp. ATX 6F1 genome includes a region encoding these proteins:
- a CDS encoding DUF3727 domain-containing protein, translating to MSAEGPSISGSGDVPTVLVRERGRELLCFLEQLIPLDGHDYALLTPVDTPVCLVRLEDDAEPEVIESVDAAEPILSVADVVLQEHDLTLVRSAVTLTVSGELEEPDPDDFDDEEDDLDDDTDAYELLIQFRADDQEYGLFIPLDPFFVLARITDGEAVLVEGEEFDRVQPRIEAELEERESED from the coding sequence ATGAGCGCCGAAGGCCCCTCCATCTCCGGATCCGGTGACGTGCCCACGGTGCTGGTGCGTGAGCGCGGCAGGGAACTGCTGTGTTTTCTCGAGCAGCTGATTCCCCTCGACGGCCACGACTACGCCCTGCTCACCCCGGTGGACACCCCAGTGTGTCTGGTGCGTCTCGAAGACGACGCTGAACCGGAGGTGATCGAATCGGTGGACGCGGCCGAGCCGATCCTCTCGGTGGCCGATGTGGTCCTCCAGGAGCACGACCTCACCCTGGTGCGCTCTGCCGTCACGCTCACGGTCAGCGGTGAGCTCGAAGAGCCCGATCCCGATGACTTCGACGACGAGGAGGACGACCTCGACGACGACACCGACGCCTATGAACTGCTGATCCAGTTCCGCGCCGACGACCAGGAGTACGGCCTGTTCATTCCCCTCGATCCCTTCTTCGTGCTGGCGCGGATCACCGACGGCGAAGCGGTGCTGGTGGAGGGGGAGGAATTTGATCGTGTCCAGCCCCGCATCGAAGCCGAGCTTGAGGAGAGGGAGAGCGAGGATTGA
- the ruvX gene encoding Holliday junction resolvase RuvX, giving the protein MKPQPQSVLALDVGRRRLGLAGCDPLGLTVTPLPPLLRGRYALDRAKLQLVVSQRRVRALVVGLPLDGNQQPTEQARHCRRYGERLARDLDLPLAWVNEHASSWAAADQHHLHGDRSGALDSAAAALLLQQWLVEGPEPLPVGAAAIDPGRRDHADSF; this is encoded by the coding sequence TTGAAGCCCCAGCCCCAGTCCGTGCTGGCCCTTGATGTGGGCCGCCGCCGCCTGGGCCTGGCCGGCTGCGATCCCCTCGGCCTCACCGTCACTCCGCTGCCACCCCTGCTGCGGGGCCGTTATGCCCTCGACCGGGCCAAGCTGCAGCTGGTGGTGTCCCAGCGGCGGGTACGGGCGCTGGTGGTGGGCCTGCCCCTGGACGGGAACCAGCAACCCACCGAGCAGGCACGCCACTGCCGTCGCTACGGCGAACGCCTTGCCCGCGACCTTGATCTGCCCCTGGCCTGGGTGAACGAGCACGCCAGCAGCTGGGCCGCCGCGGACCAGCATCACCTGCACGGCGACCGCAGCGGCGCCCTCGACAGCGCCGCCGCCGCCCTGCTGCTGCAGCAGTGGTTGGTGGAAGGGCCTGAGCCGCTACCGGTCGGAGCGGCGGCCATCGATCCGGGCCGCCGGGACCACGCTGATTCATTCTGA
- a CDS encoding F420-0:Gamma-glutamyl ligase — translation MPALSLPLSLLLSVALLFGLTLLVLELRHRLRPASPLILRSGPWSVRPFDQGLKAIGEIEIANPHRRMEVMVPELRVLPTLLGTGRLDQLKVSTRIEALHPDEEARADGYWAAYIVKGHKRTRARLTVRIEAPAGIDLNSLIDTLWVDVFWVNYGPFGRLERRDGLLVPLRRPAPVAPEAAQWRLGDGCRVLPVRTHLLGVLDDPIEVLRRYAGAVLQPGDILTIGETPLAVIQGRYHHPSTVQPSALARLLCRVFHPTSSLATACGLQTLIDQVGPARVLLAWILGSLLKLVGSKGGFYRLAGSQARLIDDITGTTPPYDQTIVLGPDQPERTCRELAAELGVPVAVVDVNDLGRVKVLASSAGCDEALLQRALRPNPAGNANERTPLVVVRPA, via the coding sequence GTGCCTGCCCTTTCCCTTCCGCTCAGCCTGCTCCTGTCGGTGGCCCTGCTGTTCGGGCTCACGCTGCTGGTGCTGGAGTTGCGCCATCGGCTGCGGCCCGCCTCGCCGCTGATCCTGCGTTCGGGTCCCTGGTCCGTGCGCCCCTTCGATCAGGGCCTCAAGGCGATCGGTGAGATCGAGATCGCCAACCCCCACCGGCGCATGGAGGTGATGGTGCCCGAACTGCGCGTGCTGCCCACCCTGCTGGGCACGGGTCGGCTCGACCAGCTCAAGGTCAGCACACGCATCGAGGCGCTTCACCCCGATGAGGAGGCCCGAGCCGATGGCTACTGGGCCGCCTACATCGTCAAAGGCCACAAGCGCACCCGGGCGAGGTTGACCGTGCGCATCGAGGCCCCCGCCGGTATCGATCTCAACTCCCTGATCGACACCCTCTGGGTGGATGTTTTTTGGGTGAATTACGGCCCCTTCGGCCGCCTTGAGCGCCGTGATGGCCTGTTGGTGCCCCTGCGCAGGCCCGCTCCCGTGGCACCGGAGGCGGCCCAATGGCGCCTGGGGGATGGCTGCCGCGTTCTTCCGGTGCGCACTCACCTGCTGGGGGTGCTTGACGATCCGATCGAGGTGCTCCGGCGTTATGCGGGCGCCGTGCTCCAGCCGGGCGACATCCTCACCATCGGCGAGACGCCCCTGGCGGTGATCCAGGGGCGTTACCACCACCCGTCCACTGTGCAGCCCTCGGCCCTGGCCCGGCTGCTCTGCCGCGTGTTCCATCCCACCAGCAGCCTGGCCACCGCCTGCGGCCTGCAGACCCTGATCGACCAGGTGGGTCCCGCCCGGGTGCTCTTGGCCTGGATCCTGGGCAGCCTGCTCAAGCTGGTGGGCAGCAAAGGGGGCTTTTATCGCCTCGCCGGCTCCCAGGCCCGGCTGATCGATGACATCACCGGTACCACCCCCCCCTATGACCAGACGATCGTGCTGGGCCCTGATCAGCCCGAGCGCACCTGCCGCGAGCTCGCGGCGGAGCTGGGGGTGCCCGTGGCTGTGGTCGATGTGAACGACCTGGGGCGGGTCAAGGTGCTCGCCTCCAGCGCCGGCTGCGATGAAGCGCTGCTGCAACGGGCCCTGCGCCCCAACCCCGCTGGCAATGCCAACGAGCGCACCCCGCTGGTGGTGGTACGACCCGCCTGA
- a CDS encoding PhoH family protein has product MRKTFVLDTNVLLHDPRALTRFEDNDVVIPIEVVEEIDRFKRDSSEKGRNARQVSRLLDGLRQKGNLSDGVEIDDVHHGLLKVVFCRSETLSQLPPELKAGNGDNNILAVALEQRLQEVMGSKRPVVLVTKDTNLRIKADAVGLIAQDYSTDKVDLADLYPGFCELPVSAALMEQFKGGGGLGIDQLPDGARSGVTLQANEGVTLVDELQGNHTLLARYDGATRRLQPLQKVHRIKLGRILPRNREQTFALDLLLDPAIQLLTLVGKAGTGKTLLALAAGLHQVADDHLYDRLLVTRPVIPLGKDIGFLPGDLQDKLGPWMQPIIDNLDFLLGSSASDEPGAGRGRGNRAQRSNWADLKGMGLLEVEAISYIRGRSIPRQFMVVDEAQNLTPHEVKTIVTRVGEGTKIVLTGDPYQIDNPYVDADSNGLTWLVERFKGQVLAGHVTLMRGERSELAELAANLL; this is encoded by the coding sequence ATGCGCAAGACCTTCGTTCTCGACACCAACGTCCTGCTGCACGACCCCCGTGCCCTCACCCGCTTCGAAGACAACGATGTGGTGATCCCGATCGAGGTGGTCGAGGAAATCGACCGCTTCAAGCGGGACTCCTCCGAGAAAGGCCGCAATGCCCGTCAGGTGTCACGGCTGCTGGATGGCCTGCGGCAGAAGGGCAACCTGTCCGACGGGGTGGAGATCGACGACGTTCACCACGGCCTCCTCAAGGTGGTGTTCTGCCGGAGCGAGACCCTCAGCCAGTTGCCGCCGGAGCTGAAGGCGGGCAACGGCGACAACAACATCCTGGCCGTGGCCCTGGAGCAGCGGCTGCAGGAGGTGATGGGCAGCAAGCGACCGGTGGTGCTGGTCACCAAGGACACCAACCTGCGCATCAAGGCCGATGCGGTGGGGCTGATCGCCCAGGACTACAGCACTGACAAGGTGGACCTGGCGGACCTCTACCCGGGGTTCTGTGAACTGCCGGTGAGTGCCGCTCTGATGGAGCAGTTTAAGGGCGGCGGGGGCCTGGGGATCGATCAGTTGCCCGACGGGGCGCGCTCGGGGGTGACGCTCCAGGCCAATGAAGGGGTGACGCTGGTGGATGAACTCCAGGGCAACCACACCCTGCTGGCCCGCTACGACGGGGCGACCCGCCGCCTGCAGCCGCTGCAGAAGGTGCATCGGATCAAGCTGGGGCGCATCCTGCCGCGGAACCGCGAGCAGACCTTCGCCCTCGATCTGCTGCTGGATCCGGCCATCCAGCTGCTCACGCTGGTGGGCAAGGCGGGCACGGGCAAGACCCTGCTGGCCCTGGCGGCGGGGCTGCACCAGGTGGCCGATGACCACCTCTACGACCGGTTGCTGGTGACCCGGCCGGTGATCCCCCTGGGCAAGGACATCGGCTTTCTGCCCGGCGATCTGCAGGACAAGCTGGGCCCCTGGATGCAGCCGATCATCGACAATCTCGATTTCCTGCTCGGATCCAGCGCCAGCGATGAACCAGGGGCCGGCCGCGGGCGGGGGAACCGGGCCCAGCGCAGCAACTGGGCCGACCTCAAGGGCATGGGGCTGCTGGAGGTGGAGGCGATCAGCTACATCCGCGGCCGCTCGATTCCACGGCAGTTCATGGTGGTGGATGAGGCCCAGAACCTCACCCCCCACGAGGTCAAAACGATCGTCACCCGGGTGGGTGAGGGCACCAAGATCGTGCTCACCGGCGACCCTTATCAGATCGACAATCCCTATGTGGATGCCGACAGCAACGGCCTCACCTGGCTGGTGGAGCGCTTCAAGGGCCAGGTCCTGGCGGGCCATGTGACCTTGATGCGGGGCGAGCGCTCGGAGCTGGCGGAGTTGGCGGCGAATCTGCTTTGA
- a CDS encoding fumarylacetoacetate hydrolase family protein: protein MKVLRYVDPQGIIHLAVQHSDGSHERLNGELFGALNPSGEAADVKRVLAPLEPGTIYCIGLNYRQHAAETGAALPERPVLFMKAASALQHPGGPIELPRALASDSVDIEGELAVVIGRRCKNVPRERALEVVLGYTCANDVSARDWQKRLGGGQWCRGKTFDTFAPLGPLLVTADEIPDPNSLRLRTLHNGVTVQDASTSDMIFDVPALIEFLSGSTTLLPGTVILTGTPSGVGMAADPPRWLQSGDRVGVLIEGIGQLDNPVIEEPLG from the coding sequence ATGAAGGTGCTTCGCTACGTCGATCCCCAGGGCATCATCCACCTGGCGGTGCAGCACTCCGACGGCTCCCACGAGCGCCTGAACGGCGAGCTGTTCGGCGCCCTCAACCCCAGTGGGGAGGCTGCCGACGTCAAGCGGGTGCTGGCGCCCCTGGAGCCAGGAACCATCTACTGCATCGGCCTCAATTACCGCCAGCACGCCGCCGAAACCGGCGCCGCCCTGCCTGAGCGGCCGGTGCTGTTCATGAAGGCCGCCTCCGCCCTGCAGCACCCCGGTGGGCCCATCGAACTGCCCCGGGCGCTGGCCAGCGACTCCGTCGACATTGAGGGTGAGTTGGCGGTGGTGATTGGCCGCCGCTGCAAGAACGTGCCGCGTGAGCGGGCCCTCGAGGTGGTGCTCGGTTACACCTGCGCCAACGATGTGAGCGCCCGCGACTGGCAGAAACGCCTGGGGGGCGGCCAGTGGTGCCGCGGCAAGACCTTCGACACCTTCGCCCCCCTGGGCCCGCTGCTGGTGACGGCCGATGAGATCCCCGACCCCAACAGCCTGCGCCTGCGCACACTCCACAACGGCGTGACCGTGCAGGACGCGAGCACCAGCGACATGATCTTCGATGTGCCGGCGCTGATCGAATTCCTCAGCGGCAGCACCACCCTGTTGCCCGGCACCGTGATCCTCACCGGCACCCCCAGCGGCGTCGGCATGGCCGCTGATCCACCCCGCTGGCTTCAGAGCGGCGATCGCGTCGGTGTGCTGATTGAGGGCATCGGCCAGCTGGACAACCCGGTGATCGAGGAGCCACTCGGCTGA
- a CDS encoding SulP family inorganic anion transporter — translation MNQLNLPAPAAWLRHYRAEWFRPDLLAGLTAAAVVLPKAMAYATVAGLPVEVGLYTALVPMVIYALLGSSRPLSVSTTTTLAILVGSELQRSAPDGDPASLLATSATLTLLVGVMLTLAALLRLGFVANFISESVLVGFKSGIGLVIVADQLPKLLGLHVEKIGFFRDLSSLLQQLPQTSLATTALALVLLVLLVGLHRWHPSLPAPLLAIAVAIGASALLGLDRFGVAVVGPVPTGLPPLVLPHLDDVLRLWPAAAGIALMSFTESIAAARTFGNGNEPRPAANQELVALGLANIGGACFGAMAAGGGTTQTAVNRLAGARSQMAELITAAGAALTLLLLAPLIARMPIAALAAVVVVYSFELIAPGEFLAIRRVRVTEFHWALIAFAGVVLLGTLKGILVAVVVSLLALAQQEVNPPVYALARKPGSDVFRPISPEHPEDQTWPGLLLLRAEGRLFFANAQSVATLMRHLIDAVQPKVVVLDCSAVIDIEYSALRMMIEADQNMARHGVSLWLAALNPHVLEVVQKSELGARLGRERLLFNVERAVERFEDLSESGA, via the coding sequence ATGAACCAGCTGAACCTCCCCGCCCCCGCCGCCTGGCTGCGCCACTACCGAGCGGAGTGGTTTCGCCCCGATCTGCTGGCCGGCCTGACGGCGGCAGCGGTGGTGCTGCCCAAGGCAATGGCCTACGCCACCGTCGCCGGGTTGCCCGTGGAAGTGGGGCTCTACACCGCCCTGGTGCCGATGGTGATCTACGCGCTGCTGGGCAGCTCACGGCCCCTGAGCGTCAGCACCACCACCACCCTGGCGATCCTGGTGGGATCGGAACTGCAGCGCAGCGCCCCGGACGGTGATCCCGCCAGCCTGCTGGCCACCAGCGCCACGCTCACCCTGCTGGTGGGGGTGATGCTCACCCTGGCGGCGCTGCTGCGGCTGGGCTTCGTCGCCAACTTCATCAGCGAATCGGTGCTGGTGGGCTTCAAGAGCGGCATCGGTCTGGTGATCGTGGCCGACCAGTTGCCGAAGCTTCTCGGCCTGCACGTCGAAAAGATCGGCTTCTTCCGCGATCTCTCCTCTCTCCTCCAGCAGTTGCCTCAGACCTCACTGGCCACCACGGCCCTGGCCCTGGTGTTACTGGTCCTCCTGGTGGGGCTGCATCGATGGCATCCGAGCCTGCCCGCCCCGCTGCTGGCGATCGCCGTGGCGATCGGCGCCTCGGCCCTGCTGGGGCTTGATCGCTTCGGGGTGGCCGTGGTGGGCCCGGTGCCCACGGGCCTGCCGCCGCTGGTGCTGCCCCATCTGGATGACGTGCTGCGGCTCTGGCCCGCCGCCGCCGGCATTGCCCTGATGAGCTTCACCGAGAGCATCGCCGCCGCCCGCACCTTCGGCAACGGCAACGAGCCCCGGCCCGCGGCCAACCAGGAGCTGGTGGCCCTGGGGCTGGCCAACATCGGCGGCGCCTGCTTCGGCGCCATGGCCGCCGGCGGTGGCACCACCCAGACGGCCGTGAACCGCCTGGCGGGGGCGCGCTCCCAGATGGCGGAACTGATCACCGCCGCCGGCGCCGCCCTCACCCTGCTGCTGCTGGCCCCCCTGATCGCCCGCATGCCCATCGCCGCCCTGGCGGCGGTGGTGGTCGTCTACTCCTTCGAGCTGATCGCGCCTGGGGAGTTCCTGGCGATCCGGCGCGTGCGTGTCACCGAGTTCCACTGGGCCCTGATCGCCTTCGCCGGGGTGGTGCTGCTGGGCACCTTGAAGGGGATCCTGGTGGCGGTGGTGGTGTCGCTGCTGGCCCTGGCCCAGCAGGAGGTGAACCCGCCCGTCTACGCCCTGGCCCGTAAACCCGGCAGCGATGTGTTCCGGCCGATCTCGCCGGAACACCCCGAAGACCAGACCTGGCCAGGCCTGCTGCTGCTGCGGGCCGAGGGCCGCCTGTTCTTTGCCAATGCCCAGTCCGTGGCCACCTTGATGCGCCACCTGATCGATGCGGTCCAGCCGAAGGTGGTGGTGCTCGATTGCAGCGCCGTGATCGACATCGAGTACTCGGCCCTGCGCATGATGATCGAAGCCGATCAGAACATGGCCCGCCATGGCGTCAGCCTCTGGCTGGCGGCCCTCAACCCCCACGTGTTGGAGGTGGTGCAGAAGTCGGAGCTGGGAGCGCGCCTCGGCCGCGAGCGGTTGTTGTTCAACGTGGAGCGGGCCGTGGAGCGCTTCGAGGACCTGTCCGAGTCAGGGGCATAG
- a CDS encoding DoxX family protein: MTRSSPTAGNPLVDGIARVLLSLVFVHALLGKLTGFEAVAAKIAAKGLPFPSLLLGAAVLLLAVGSLLLISGWKRRLGAVLLLVFLIPTTLIFHGAVAELPERIQLLKNVAIIGGLLLVANQSD, from the coding sequence ATGACGCGCTCCTCCCCCACCGCCGGCAACCCCCTGGTGGATGGCATCGCCAGGGTTCTGCTCAGCCTCGTGTTCGTCCATGCCCTGCTGGGCAAACTGACGGGCTTCGAGGCCGTCGCCGCCAAGATCGCCGCCAAGGGATTGCCGTTCCCCTCCCTGCTGCTGGGGGCGGCGGTGCTGCTGTTGGCGGTGGGTTCGCTGCTGCTGATCAGCGGCTGGAAGCGGCGACTCGGGGCGGTGCTGCTGCTGGTGTTCCTGATCCCCACCACCTTGATCTTCCACGGCGCCGTGGCCGAACTCCCCGAGCGCATTCAGCTGCTGAAAAACGTGGCGATCATCGGTGGGCTGCTGCTGGTGGCCAACCAGAGCGATTGA
- a CDS encoding peptide chain release factor 3 — translation MTSSSSTAAASAPGSTLSLAEAVARRRNFAIISHPDAGKTTLTEKLLLYGGAIQQAGAVKAKGEQRKVTSDWMELEKQRGISITSTVLQFDYAGNTVNLLDTPGHQDFSEDTYRTLAAADNAVMLEDAAKGLEPQTRKLFEVCRLRRVPIFTFINKMDRPGREPLELIDEIESELGLTCWPVNWPIGSGDRFRGVIDRRSGDVILFERAERGKQAAERRLSVAQARATGAVEPELLHQALEELELLDGAGAELDLELVHAGELSPVFFGSAMTNFGVRPFLDAFLELAQRPVARSGSDGPVDPLREEFSGFVFKLQANMDPRHRDRIAFVRVCSGRFEKDMTVRHARTGKTIRLSRPQKLFGADREVVEDAYPGDVIGLNNPGMFAIGDTLYVGRKVEYEGIPCFSPEIFSWLRNPNPSAFKSFRKGVNELREEGAVQVLYDTDASKRDPILAAVGQLQLEVVQYRLENEYGVPTRLEPLGYSVARWVVGGWGALEAVGRLFNCKTVRDAWDRPVLLFKNDWNLHQLAEDHPRLELSAVAPVVSGVEPIAL, via the coding sequence ATGACCAGCAGCTCCAGCACCGCCGCCGCCTCGGCCCCAGGCAGCACCTTGTCCCTGGCCGAAGCGGTGGCCCGGCGGCGCAATTTCGCGATCATCTCCCACCCGGATGCGGGCAAGACCACCCTCACCGAGAAACTGCTGCTCTACGGGGGCGCGATCCAGCAGGCCGGCGCGGTGAAGGCCAAGGGCGAGCAGCGCAAGGTCACCTCCGACTGGATGGAACTGGAGAAGCAACGCGGCATCTCGATCACCTCCACTGTTCTGCAGTTCGACTACGCCGGCAACACCGTCAACCTGCTGGACACCCCGGGCCACCAGGACTTCTCGGAGGACACCTACCGCACCCTGGCCGCCGCCGACAACGCGGTGATGCTCGAGGACGCCGCCAAGGGGCTCGAACCCCAGACCCGCAAGCTCTTTGAGGTCTGCCGGCTGCGGCGGGTGCCGATCTTCACCTTCATCAACAAGATGGACCGACCGGGGCGCGAGCCCCTGGAGCTGATCGATGAGATCGAGAGCGAGCTGGGCCTCACCTGCTGGCCGGTGAACTGGCCGATCGGCAGCGGCGACCGCTTCCGTGGCGTGATCGACCGGCGCAGCGGCGACGTGATCCTGTTCGAGCGGGCCGAGCGCGGCAAGCAGGCCGCCGAGCGGCGCCTTTCGGTGGCCCAGGCCCGCGCCACGGGCGCCGTGGAGCCGGAGCTGCTGCATCAGGCCCTTGAAGAGCTGGAGCTGCTGGATGGGGCCGGCGCCGAGCTGGATCTGGAGCTTGTGCATGCGGGCGAACTGAGCCCGGTGTTCTTCGGTTCAGCGATGACCAACTTCGGGGTGCGTCCCTTCCTCGATGCCTTCCTGGAGCTGGCCCAGCGCCCGGTGGCCCGCAGCGGCAGCGATGGCCCGGTGGATCCGTTGCGCGAGGAGTTCAGCGGCTTCGTGTTCAAGCTCCAGGCCAACATGGACCCCCGTCACCGCGACCGCATCGCCTTCGTGCGCGTGTGCTCGGGCCGCTTCGAAAAGGACATGACCGTGCGCCACGCGCGCACGGGTAAGACGATCCGGCTCTCGCGGCCCCAGAAGCTGTTCGGGGCCGACCGCGAGGTGGTGGAGGACGCCTACCCGGGCGATGTGATCGGCCTCAACAACCCCGGCATGTTCGCCATCGGCGACACGTTGTACGTGGGGCGAAAGGTGGAATACGAGGGCATCCCCTGCTTCAGCCCGGAGATCTTCTCCTGGCTGCGCAACCCCAACCCCTCGGCGTTCAAGAGTTTTCGCAAGGGGGTGAACGAGCTGCGCGAGGAGGGGGCCGTGCAGGTGCTCTATGACACCGACGCCAGCAAACGGGATCCGATCCTGGCGGCCGTGGGCCAGCTGCAGCTGGAGGTGGTGCAGTACCGCCTGGAGAACGAATACGGCGTGCCCACTCGCCTGGAGCCCCTGGGCTACTCCGTGGCCCGCTGGGTGGTGGGGGGCTGGGGGGCCCTGGAGGCGGTCGGGCGTTTGTTCAACTGCAAGACCGTTCGCGACGCCTGGGACCGGCCGGTGCTGCTGTTCAAGAACGACTGGAACCTGCACCAGCTGGCCGAGGATCACCCCAGGCTTGAGCTCTCCGCGGTGGCACCGGTGGTGAGTGGGGTGGAGCCGATCGCGTTGTAA
- a CDS encoding CPP1-like family protein, whose amino-acid sequence MNQASDQPSSDAAAPGPYERLGVTADASFDEVQAAKLARLKDLGNDPQAKALIEAAYDSVLMDRLKERQQGKVSSAALNASQREAARPTATAPSRPALPSFPSLPRLPAGRLQAPRFSLPQLQLAEGRERWFPLAADGVLLTLVLLAPGASPELLLAMSTGVTVINLQRRNGRFLAAVGWSFLLLSVGLALGALLLGLLHPGLPLGLPLNALQVQALPALLLLLLGALLIA is encoded by the coding sequence ATGAACCAGGCCTCTGACCAGCCCTCCAGTGATGCCGCCGCTCCGGGGCCCTACGAACGCCTCGGTGTCACGGCCGACGCCAGCTTCGATGAGGTGCAGGCCGCCAAGCTGGCCCGTCTCAAGGACCTGGGCAACGATCCCCAGGCCAAGGCCCTGATCGAGGCCGCCTACGACAGCGTGCTGATGGACCGGCTCAAGGAGCGCCAGCAGGGCAAGGTCAGCAGTGCCGCCCTCAATGCCTCCCAAAGGGAAGCGGCCAGGCCCACCGCCACAGCCCCCAGCCGGCCAGCGCTTCCGTCCTTCCCCTCCCTGCCGCGGCTCCCCGCCGGGAGGCTCCAGGCCCCACGCTTCAGCCTGCCCCAACTGCAACTGGCCGAAGGGCGGGAACGCTGGTTCCCCCTGGCCGCCGACGGGGTGCTGCTGACCTTGGTTCTGCTCGCCCCCGGCGCCTCACCCGAACTGCTGCTGGCCATGTCCACAGGCGTGACCGTGATCAACCTGCAACGCCGTAACGGCCGCTTCCTGGCGGCCGTGGGCTGGAGCTTTCTGCTGTTGAGCGTGGGCCTGGCACTGGGGGCCCTGCTGCTCGGTCTTCTCCACCCCGGCCTGCCCCTGGGGCTGCCCCTGAACGCCTTGCAGGTGCAGGCGCTGCCGGCGCTGCTGCTGCTCCTCCTGGGGGCGCTGCTGATCGCCTGA
- a CDS encoding MarC family protein produces the protein MSLINTAVGLLAISSPISVLPVVAKAAGNDPSRVRRISRLAVLTFLLTLLAACWWGQALLDLFAITLDSFRVAGGLILLPIGLRLIDGKEVSSSELDLDEGLLGVVPIGLPLLAGPGAISLVVSDAPPNWQGRLALSAIIALLALGIYLVLLVSMPLRRALGELQEKVISRLMGLLLTAIAVQMLVGGLRGSFPALG, from the coding sequence GTGTCGTTGATCAACACCGCCGTCGGTCTGCTGGCGATCAGCTCGCCGATCAGCGTGCTGCCGGTGGTGGCCAAGGCCGCCGGCAACGACCCGAGCCGTGTGCGGCGCATCAGCCGCCTGGCGGTGCTCACCTTTCTGCTCACGCTGCTGGCCGCCTGCTGGTGGGGCCAGGCGCTGCTGGATCTGTTCGCGATCACCCTCGATTCGTTTCGGGTGGCCGGCGGCCTGATCCTGCTGCCGATCGGCCTGCGCCTGATCGATGGCAAGGAGGTGAGCAGCTCCGAACTCGACCTCGATGAGGGCCTGCTGGGGGTGGTGCCGATCGGCCTGCCCTTGCTGGCCGGGCCTGGCGCCATCTCTCTGGTGGTGTCGGATGCCCCGCCGAATTGGCAGGGGCGCCTGGCCCTGAGCGCGATCATCGCCCTGCTGGCGCTGGGGATCTACCTGGTGCTGCTGGTGTCGATGCCCCTGCGCCGGGCCCTGGGGGAGCTGCAGGAAAAGGTGATCAGCCGGCTGATGGGCCTGTTGCTCACGGCCATCGCCGTGCAGATGCTGGTGGGTGGCCTAAGGGGCTCGTTTCCAGCCCTGGGCTGA
- a CDS encoding NAD(P)-binding protein, translated as MTGSPADRLAVIGAGVSGCALVAQLRRLGWHGDLSVWETGRGPGGRASTRRSRSDGGRRLDHGAPLFNISSSPEPALLAPLLEGGWIEPWPGRLAQLDVDGALHPHPGDRLHGGRLFRGRGGMDQLCQGLLELAGGRVELRFGTLVRHLAVTPTGPWQLLDDGQQLLDEADWLVLSGTLLAHPRSQQLLGWEEPPLQPVARSLGDPQLTEAMASIAALGYEPRCVLLLLIDASRADHWRKLPFRLLEFQPAARQRWGLERLALQPLEDGRCAVVVHSTDAFASRHLSVYGAGSAIARLQPTQPSGEREQAVIAELTAALQQVLKHWISPCDLGDGPSKLMRWGAAFAQPPGLPAELMLCPQSRIGFCGDGLEGPGFGRVEGALLSGERLANRLVSTLRAH; from the coding sequence ATGACTGGCTCACCGGCAGACCGGCTTGCGGTGATCGGTGCCGGGGTTTCCGGCTGCGCGCTCGTGGCCCAGCTGCGGCGGTTGGGCTGGCACGGTGACCTGAGCGTCTGGGAAACAGGACGGGGCCCGGGTGGTCGGGCCAGCACCCGTCGCTCCCGCAGCGACGGCGGACGGCGCCTCGATCACGGAGCTCCCCTGTTCAACATCAGCTCCAGCCCTGAGCCGGCCTTACTGGCGCCGCTGCTGGAGGGGGGCTGGATCGAGCCCTGGCCCGGCCGCCTCGCCCAGCTCGATGTCGACGGCGCTCTGCATCCCCACCCGGGTGATCGCCTCCATGGGGGACGGCTCTTCCGTGGCCGTGGCGGCATGGATCAGCTCTGCCAAGGACTGCTGGAACTGGCGGGCGGCAGGGTCGAGCTGCGTTTCGGCACCCTGGTGCGCCACCTGGCGGTGACCCCCACGGGGCCCTGGCAGCTACTTGATGACGGCCAGCAGCTGCTGGACGAGGCCGACTGGCTGGTGCTGAGCGGCACCCTGCTCGCCCATCCCCGCAGCCAGCAGCTCCTGGGCTGGGAGGAGCCTCCCCTGCAGCCGGTGGCCCGAAGCCTGGGGGACCCCCAGCTCACGGAAGCCATGGCCTCGATCGCGGCCCTTGGCTACGAGCCCCGCTGCGTCTTGCTGCTTCTGATCGACGCGAGCAGGGCCGATCACTGGCGCAAGTTGCCGTTTCGCTTGCTTGAATTCCAGCCTGCGGCCCGGCAGCGTTGGGGCCTTGAAAGGCTGGCCCTCCAACCGCTCGAGGATGGACGCTGCGCTGTGGTGGTGCATTCCACAGACGCCTTCGCTTCGCGGCATCTCAGCGTCTACGGCGCAGGCTCGGCGATCGCCCGGCTGCAGCCCACGCAGCCCAGCGGCGAACGGGAGCAGGCGGTGATCGCGGAGCTCACAGCAGCCCTGCAGCAGGTGCTGAAGCACTGGATCAGCCCCTGCGATCTGGGGGATGGTCCGAGCAAGTTGATGCGCTGGGGTGCCGCCTTTGCCCAGCCGCCAGGGCTGCCCGCCGAGCTGATGCTGTGCCCGCAGAGCCGCATCGGCTTCTGCGGCGATGGGCTGGAGGGCCCTGGATTCGGCCGCGTCGAGGGAGCCCTGCTCAGCGGCGAACGACTGGCGAACCGCCTGGTCTCAACCCTCCGAGCGCACTAG